In Luteibacter mycovicinus, a genomic segment contains:
- a CDS encoding ABC transporter permease, with protein sequence MSASTNLVALGTLVRREIMRIMRIWTQTLIPPAITMTLYFVIFGKLIGSRIGEMHGFTYMQYIVPGLVMMSIITNSYGNISSSFFGAKFGRYVEEMLVSPMPNWVILLGYVIGAVVRGVVVGALVLLIALFFTDLHVSHPIITFLSVVLGATVFSLAGFVNAVFAKKFDDIALVPTFVLTPLTYLGGVFYSVDLLGQPWRSISLVNPILYMVNAFRFGVLGVSDVPIVTAFIVMIVFVVGLSAVALRLLSRGVGMRS encoded by the coding sequence ATGAGCGCCTCCACCAACCTCGTCGCGCTGGGCACTCTCGTCCGTCGCGAGATCATGCGCATCATGCGTATCTGGACGCAGACGCTGATCCCGCCGGCCATCACGATGACGCTGTACTTCGTCATCTTCGGCAAGCTGATCGGCAGCCGCATCGGTGAAATGCATGGTTTCACGTACATGCAGTACATCGTGCCGGGTCTGGTCATGATGAGCATCATCACCAACAGCTACGGCAACATCTCGTCATCCTTCTTCGGCGCCAAGTTCGGCCGATACGTGGAAGAGATGCTGGTGTCGCCGATGCCCAACTGGGTGATCCTGCTCGGCTACGTCATCGGCGCCGTCGTGCGTGGCGTGGTCGTCGGCGCACTGGTGCTGCTGATCGCGCTGTTCTTCACCGACCTGCACGTGTCCCATCCGATCATCACCTTCCTGTCGGTCGTACTGGGTGCCACGGTGTTTTCGCTGGCCGGCTTCGTCAATGCCGTATTCGCGAAGAAGTTCGACGACATCGCGCTGGTCCCGACCTTCGTGCTCACCCCGCTGACCTACCTGGGCGGCGTGTTCTACTCGGTCGACCTGCTCGGCCAGCCGTGGCGCTCGATCTCGCTGGTCAACCCGATCCTGTACATGGTCAACGCGTTCCGCTTCGGCGTGCTCGGCGTCAGCGACGTGCCCATCGTCACGGCGTTCATCGTGATGATCGTCTTCGTGGTCGGCCTGTCGGCCGTGGCACTGCGCCTGCTCAGCCGCGGCGTCGGAATGCGTTCGTAA
- a CDS encoding pseudouridine synthase, which yields MRVNKYISEAGLCSRREADELLIAGRVTINDEVVSTGAKALDGDVVKVDGEVVVARTLIASPSRSRGVYIALNKPVGITCTTDQTVDGNIVDFVDHPQRIFPIGRLDKDSEGLILMTSNGDIVNEILRAENNHEKEYLVAVNKSVTDEFLRGMARGVRIHGQMTRPCKVRKIAKFGFAIILTQGLNRQIRLMAAEFGYRVTQLRRVRVVNVKLGHLKPGQWRNLTEAELKGLLPSRTQW from the coding sequence ATGCGCGTCAACAAGTACATCAGCGAGGCGGGACTCTGCTCGCGACGCGAGGCCGACGAGCTGCTCATCGCCGGCCGCGTTACGATCAACGACGAAGTCGTGAGCACGGGCGCCAAGGCGCTCGACGGCGACGTGGTCAAGGTCGATGGCGAGGTGGTGGTCGCGCGCACGCTGATCGCAAGCCCGTCCAGAAGCCGCGGCGTGTACATCGCACTGAACAAGCCGGTCGGTATCACCTGCACGACGGACCAGACCGTCGACGGCAACATCGTCGACTTCGTCGACCATCCGCAGCGCATCTTTCCGATCGGTCGGCTGGACAAGGACTCCGAAGGCCTCATCCTGATGACCAGCAACGGGGACATCGTCAACGAGATCCTGCGTGCGGAGAACAACCACGAGAAGGAATACCTCGTGGCGGTGAACAAGTCGGTGACCGATGAGTTTCTGCGCGGCATGGCCAGGGGCGTGCGCATCCATGGGCAGATGACCCGGCCGTGCAAGGTGAGGAAGATCGCGAAGTTCGGTTTCGCCATCATCCTCACGCAGGGTCTGAACCGGCAGATCCGCCTGATGGCCGCCGAGTTCGGCTACCGGGTGACCCAGCTGCGGCGCGTGCGCGTCGTCAACGTGAAGCTGGGGCACCTGAAGCCCGGCCAGTGGCGGAACCTGACCGAGGCCGAACTGAAGGGCCTCCTGCCCTCGCGGACCCAATGGTAG
- the dbpA gene encoding ATP-dependent RNA helicase DbpA codes for MDTFASLPLKPALLSAIDGLGYTSMTPIQRDSLPPILEGRDVIAQARTGSGKTAAFGLGLLQQLDPDEIRLQALVLCPTRELADQVSKALRRLAVNIPNVKLLTLCGGMPLGPQLASLEHDPHIVVGTPGRVQEHLKRESLHGGGIKMLVLDEADRMLDMGFEEAIDDIVKRISKHHQTLLFSATYPDDIRTMSGRVQRDPVTVTADEPHDVPTIEQRVVEVEPAQKADVLARILSHEKPDATLVFCNMRKDTESLAAELDRRGFTALALHGDLEQRDRDEVLVRFANHSCSILVATDVAARGLDIAALPLVVSYDIAHDVDTHTHRIGRTGRAGANGMAISLASSRELPKIKAIEERLGGTIPRHPARAQPEGKKVLNLAPMKTLVIDGGRKDKMRPGDILGALTGDAGLDGKDIGKIDVFATRAYVAIRRDLANRALERLRAGKIKGRTFRVRPLG; via the coding sequence ATGGATACCTTTGCTTCCCTGCCCCTAAAGCCCGCCCTGCTCTCCGCCATCGACGGCCTCGGCTACACGTCGATGACGCCGATCCAGCGGGACAGCCTGCCGCCGATTCTGGAGGGCCGCGACGTCATCGCCCAGGCCCGCACCGGTAGTGGCAAGACAGCGGCGTTCGGGCTGGGGCTGCTACAGCAGCTCGACCCCGACGAAATCCGCCTGCAGGCACTCGTGCTGTGCCCCACCCGTGAGCTGGCCGACCAGGTCAGCAAGGCGCTGCGACGGCTGGCCGTGAACATCCCGAACGTGAAGCTGCTGACACTCTGCGGTGGCATGCCGCTCGGCCCGCAGCTGGCGTCGCTGGAACACGATCCGCACATCGTCGTCGGCACGCCCGGCCGGGTGCAGGAGCACCTCAAACGCGAGAGCCTGCACGGTGGCGGCATCAAGATGCTGGTGCTGGACGAGGCGGACCGGATGCTCGACATGGGCTTCGAGGAAGCCATCGACGACATCGTCAAGCGCATTTCGAAGCACCACCAGACCCTGCTGTTCTCCGCCACGTATCCGGATGACATCCGCACGATGAGCGGACGCGTCCAGCGCGACCCCGTCACGGTCACCGCTGACGAGCCGCACGACGTCCCGACCATCGAGCAACGCGTGGTCGAGGTCGAGCCCGCGCAGAAAGCCGACGTGCTTGCGCGCATCCTGTCGCACGAAAAACCCGATGCCACCCTGGTCTTCTGCAACATGCGCAAGGACACCGAGAGTCTGGCCGCTGAGCTCGACCGGCGCGGCTTCACGGCGCTTGCCCTGCATGGCGACCTCGAACAACGCGATCGTGACGAGGTGCTGGTGCGCTTCGCCAATCACAGCTGCTCGATCCTCGTGGCGACCGACGTCGCCGCGCGCGGACTCGACATCGCCGCCCTGCCCCTCGTGGTGAGCTACGACATCGCACACGACGTGGACACGCACACGCATCGCATCGGGCGCACGGGACGTGCCGGCGCCAACGGCATGGCCATTTCGCTGGCGAGCTCCCGCGAGTTGCCGAAGATCAAGGCGATCGAAGAGCGTCTCGGCGGCACGATCCCGCGGCATCCGGCCCGCGCGCAACCCGAAGGGAAGAAAGTCCTCAACCTCGCACCGATGAAGACCCTGGTCATCGACGGTGGCCGCAAAGACAAGATGCGGCCCGGTGACATCCTCGGTGCGCTGACCGGCGACGCGGGCCTGGACGGCAAGGACATCGGCAAGATCGACGTGTTTGCGACGCGCGCATACGTGGCGATCCGACGGGATCTTGCCAACCGGGCGCTCGAGCGCTTGCGCGCCGGGAAGATCAAGGGGCGCACGTTTCGCGTACGCCCCCTGGGTTGA